The Saprospiraceae bacterium genome includes the window CAGGATATTGGATTGGAAGACTTTTTCGACGACGTCTTAGGGGGGAAACCAGGGTCGCAAATGATGATCCCCATCGACCGAAAGCGAGATCTCTGGATGCCCTTGGAAAACCTAAGTTCTATCGAACCTCAGAATGGCGATGATATTGTGACAACACTAGATGTCAATATCCAAGACCTTACGGAGGAAGCCTTGCTGCGAGGCATGCAAAACCACGACCCTGATTGGGGCGTGGCGATCGTCATGGAAGTGCAAACGGGAAAAGTGAAAGCAATGGCCAATCTGGCCAGAGGGGAGCGGGGCTGGTATGAATCCTATAATAATGCCATTGCTGCTGCTACAGAGCCTGGCTCCACCTTCAAAGCCGCCTCCATGTTGGCGCTACTGGAAGATGGATTTATCAACTTGGACAAGGATTCTGTTAATATTGAGAACGGTAAAACCATGTTCTACGACCGTGAGATGTCCGATTCTTATGCCAATAGTGCAAGCTTGGATACGATCCCCGTAAGGCAAGCCTTTGAAATATCTTCCAATGTGGGTATTGCCAAGCAAATACAGAAGTACTATGGTACAGCAGAAAAAAGAAATGGGAATAAAGGCCCGGCCAAGTTCATTGAACGATTAAAGCAATTTAATTTGCATTTAGCAACAGGGATTACCCTGGAAGGGGAGGGGATTCCATTTATCAAAGAAGCCAATAACGCAGATGATGATTGGAGTGGAACGACCCTGCCTTGGATGGCAACGGGATATGAACTGGAAATAACACCCCTTCAATTGTTGACTTTCTACAATGCCATCGCTAATAACGGTCAACAGATGAAACCGCTTTTGGTAACGGAGATCCAACGTTATGGCCAAACCGTAGAAACCTTTAAGCCGACGGTAGTAAAACGCCAAATTGCCTCTCCCAAATCCATTAAGCAGATCCGTAGCTTGCTGGAAGGTGTTGTCGAAAGAGGTACCGCCGCCAAGTTGAAAACAGATCGTTATGCTTTTGCCGGGAAAACCGGGACAGCTCAGATCGACTATCGAAGATCTGAAGATCGACAAAGAATTGGAGGGTATCAGGCATCTTTTGTTGGCTATTTTCCTGCTGAAAATCCGAAATTCTCCTGTATTGTAGTGGTTAGACGACCTCGAAGAAATGGCTTTTACGGCGGTGATGTAGCTGGCCCAATTTTCAGAGAAATTGCCGATAAGTGTTTTGATTCTTTACTTGAACTACATGGGCCTATCAATGAATCAAAGTCGCCTTCGGCCTGGACTGCCAATAAATTGCCACACATGGATATCGGCCGTAAAGAAGACATGAATACCGTCATGGGCTTTTTAGGCATCAAACATTATGGGAGTCCGCAAACACCCTTTGTGATTGCGATGCATGAATCGGATAGTTTGATGTTTGAAATGAGGACCATGTCAAGTGATAAAATCCCAAATGTGGTGGGGATGGGCTTAAAAGATGCGCTTTTTCAACTAGAAAATATAGGCGTGAAAGTAAAAGTAAATGGTTTAGGGAAAGTCGTAAGGCAATCCTTGATCCCGGGAACAGATCCCAAAAATCAAACGATTACCTTAACACTCGATTAGCATGAATCTAAATGCTATCATAAAAGGACTATCGCTTAAAGAAGTGATAGGTAATATTGACAAGGAGATTAAGCACCTCACTTTTGATTCAAGAAAGGTAAAAGCGGGTAGCCTTTTTGTCGCACAAACAGGCACCCAAGTAGATGGGCATCTGTTTATTACACAGGCGATTGCCCAAGGAGCAATTGCTATTGTCTGCGAAAAACTCCCCGAAGAACGTCCTGCTGATTGTACCTTTCTATTGGTCGAGCACGCAGGGTGGGCCTTAGGTGAAATGGCTAGTCAATTTTTTGGACATCCCTCCCGGCAATTGCAATTGGTGGGGGTCACAGGGACAAATGGTAAAACGACAACAGCTACTTTGTTATACCAGCTTTTTAGAACGCTGGGGTATAAAGTAGGCCTGTTATCCACGATCGAAAATCGAATTAACGAAAGGGTCTTGGATAGCCAGTTAACCACCCCGGATGCAATAAGCTTGAATGAATGTCTAAGTGAAATGGTCAACGCTGAATGTTCCTTTGCTTTTATGGAAGTCAGCTCACATGCGATTGATCAAGGGCGAATCAGTGGACTTCATTTTGCAGGCGGTATTTTTTCCAATATCAGCCACGACCATTTGGACTACCACGGTTCCTTCCAGGTTTATTTGGAAGCGAAAAAGCGCTTTTTTGACTATTTGCCTGCATCCGCTTTTGCATTGACCAATACCGACGACAAACGGGGCAAAGTAATGGTCCAAAATACACGAGCTCGGATTTTAACCTACAGTTTGCGAAGAATGGCAGATTATCGGGCTAAAATCATGGAGAATAACCTGATCGGTTTGCACCTGAGCTTGGATGGATTTGATTTCTTTAGCCAATTGATCGGTGAATTTAACGCTTATAATCTGTTGGCCGTTTATGCCGCAGCGATCCAATTGGGGCAAGAAAAAATGGAAGTGCTGGCAGCGCTTAGTCAACTCAAAGCAGTAGAAGGGCGGTTTGAACAGCTGGTAGATACCACACGCCAGGTTATTGGCATCGTTGATTATGCCCATACCCCGGATGCCTTGGAAAAGGTATTGGAAACCATTCTGCGCCTTCGGGAAGGACAGGGACGGATTTTTACAGTAGTGGGATGTGGCGGCGATCGCGATCGAGCGAAAAGACCCAAAATGGCCGTCATTGCGGCTCAAATGAGCGATTTGGCCATTTTGACCTCAGATAATCCGCGTTCGGAGGACCCCCTGGCCATTTTGGAGGATATGAAAGCAGGGGTATCTGGTATGTTGGAAAGGAAAATTATCTGGCAAGCAGACCGGCGACAAGCCATAAGGACCGCAAGCCAAATGGCCCATAAAGGAGATATCATTTTGATAGCAGGCAAGGGCCATGAAAAATACCAAGAAATTAAAGGGGTTAAATACCCTTTTGACGATAAAAAAATTCTTAAAGAAGAATTAAGCTACTAACAGCTTCAAACCAACAAAAAATGCTAATTGAAATAGTTAAATGGCTGGAAAAAATATTTGGCGATTTTGGCGGTGCAGGGCTTTTTAATTACATCTCCTTTCGGGCTGGCGTGGCGATGATTATTTCGCTAACTATCTCGATGATCTTCGGTGGGCGCATCATTCGCTACCTGCAAAAGCAGCAGGTAGGAGAAACGGTAAGAGACCTTGGCTTGGATGGACAACTCAAAAAACAAGGTACACCAACGATGGGAGGCGTAATTATTATCATGGCCATTGTTATTCCGTCCCTTTTGATGGCCAAATTGAACAATATATATATCATCCTCTTATTGGTCTCTACCCTTTGGATGGGTGTGATTGGGTTTGTGGATGATTATATCAAGGTCTTTCGAAAGAATAAAGATGGCCTGGCTGGTAAATTTAAAGTACTGGGACAGGTCGGATTGGGTTTAATCATAGGTATTACCATGTTGATAAGCGACCAGGTCGTGGTAAGAATGGATGTAAAGCATGCCCAACAGATTGGCTTGGTGGAGACAGTTGGAGAACAGCCAGCGACGGTTATCAGCAATAATGAAAATACGGCGCAAAAGGCAGATTATAAGACCAATTTGACCAATGTGCCTTTTTTGAAAGGTAATCGACTGGACTATGCTAAATTGTTGCCTTTGGATCGGGAAAAGTCTCACCAATGGGTCTGGTTGTTGTTCATCCCCTTTGTTATCTTTTTGGTAACAGCAGTAAGTAATGCGGCAAACTTGACAGATGGATTAGATGGCCTGGCAACGGGTGTTTCTGGTATTATTGGGGTGACCCTGGGTATCCTGGCTTATGTGTCGGGCAATGCAATCACGGCCAATTACCTCAATATTCTGCACCTCCCTGGGACAGGCGAAATGGTGATTTTTGCCGCTAGTTTGATCGGTGGCTGTATCGGCTTTTTATGGTACAATGCTTATCCCGCTCAGGTATTTATGGGCGATACGGGAAGCTTGACCTTAGGCGGAATCATTGCCGCGATGGCCATCTTACTGAGAAAAGAACTGCTGATCCCTATTCTTTGTGGGGTATTTATGATGGAGACGATTTCAGTGATCATACAAGTCTCTTACTTCAAGTACACCAAAAAGAAATATGGAGAAGGACGCCGGGTGTTCTTAATGTCGCCTTTGCATCATCATTTCCAGAAAAAAGGAATGCCTGAGGCAAAAATTGTGACCCGCTTTTGGATTGTCGGTGTGTTATTGGCAGTCATCACGATTTTAACCTTAAAAATCCGTTAGGGTATGAAAGTTGCCATTTTAGGAGCAGGAGAAAGTGGGGTAGGGGCAGCACTTTTAGCGGCACAAGCGGGATACGAATTGTGGGTATCCGATAAAGGTCAAATAGCGGATCGGTACAAAAAAGAATTAGAAGAAAATGGCCTTCCATACGAGGAAGGACAACATACTTGGGAGGAAATTGCACAAGCTGACCTCGTGATTAAAAGCCCTGGCATTCCGGATAAGGTGCCTATCATCCAACAATTGTTGGAAAAAGGTATTCCGGTTATTTCTGAAATTGAATTTGCCAGTCGCTTTACCACCGCTCCCATCATTGGCATCACTGGAAGTAACGGTAAAACCACCACCACCACCTTACTCTATCATTTATTGCTAGCTGGCGGTTTGGATGTAGGGATGGCAGGTAATGTAGGGAAAAGCTTTGCCCGACAACTGGTGGAAGCACCGCGTGCGTACTACGTGCTGGAACTCAGCAGTTTTCAGCTGGACGGGATTATCCATTTCCGCCCGATGTTAGCCTTATTGCTGAACATCACGCCGGACCACCTGGACCGTTACAACTACCAATTGGAACAATATATTCATTCCAAGTTTAGGCTTTGCCTTAATCAAGGAGAAGGAGATGAATTGTTTTATGGTGGTGACGACCGAAATGTGACCGATCATTTGTTTTTGGTTCCTGAAAAGGTCAAGCAATGGGGCATTTCGAAGGACATGATTAAAGGAAAAAAGGTGGTGGCCAACGGCGAATGGTTTGATTTGGAAACGACCCCATTGCGGGGAATGCACAATGCGTTGAATGCCTTGTTTGCCATTCATGCCGCACAGCATCTAGGATTGAGTGGAATACAGATACAGGAAGGTTTGAATACATTCCAGACCGTTCCACATCGCTTGGAGAAAGTGGCGGAAGTAGCAGGGGTGGAATACATTAATGACAGTAAAGCAACCAATGTAGATGCGGTTTATTATGCTTTGCAAGCCATGGAAAAGCCCATCGTCTGGGTCGTGGGTGGACAAGATAAGGGGAATGATTACACGCCGTTGATGTCCTTGGCACAGGAAAAAGTAAAAGCCATTGTTTGCCTGGGAGTGGATAATGAAAAAATTATCAACACCTTCAGGCACCTGAGCATCCCGATAGAAGAAACACGAAGCGCTGCAAAAGCAGTGCAGGTTGGACAATCCTTAGCCAAAGCCGGGGATGTCGTACTGCTTTCTCCAGCTTGTGCCAGTTTTGATTTATTCAAAAATTA containing:
- the mraY gene encoding phospho-N-acetylmuramoyl-pentapeptide-transferase; its protein translation is MLIEIVKWLEKIFGDFGGAGLFNYISFRAGVAMIISLTISMIFGGRIIRYLQKQQVGETVRDLGLDGQLKKQGTPTMGGVIIIMAIVIPSLLMAKLNNIYIILLLVSTLWMGVIGFVDDYIKVFRKNKDGLAGKFKVLGQVGLGLIIGITMLISDQVVVRMDVKHAQQIGLVETVGEQPATVISNNENTAQKADYKTNLTNVPFLKGNRLDYAKLLPLDREKSHQWVWLLFIPFVIFLVTAVSNAANLTDGLDGLATGVSGIIGVTLGILAYVSGNAITANYLNILHLPGTGEMVIFAASLIGGCIGFLWYNAYPAQVFMGDTGSLTLGGIIAAMAILLRKELLIPILCGVFMMETISVIIQVSYFKYTKKKYGEGRRVFLMSPLHHHFQKKGMPEAKIVTRFWIVGVLLAVITILTLKIR
- a CDS encoding UDP-N-acetylmuramoyl-L-alanyl-D-glutamate--2,6-diaminopimelate ligase; amino-acid sequence: MNLNAIIKGLSLKEVIGNIDKEIKHLTFDSRKVKAGSLFVAQTGTQVDGHLFITQAIAQGAIAIVCEKLPEERPADCTFLLVEHAGWALGEMASQFFGHPSRQLQLVGVTGTNGKTTTATLLYQLFRTLGYKVGLLSTIENRINERVLDSQLTTPDAISLNECLSEMVNAECSFAFMEVSSHAIDQGRISGLHFAGGIFSNISHDHLDYHGSFQVYLEAKKRFFDYLPASAFALTNTDDKRGKVMVQNTRARILTYSLRRMADYRAKIMENNLIGLHLSLDGFDFFSQLIGEFNAYNLLAVYAAAIQLGQEKMEVLAALSQLKAVEGRFEQLVDTTRQVIGIVDYAHTPDALEKVLETILRLREGQGRIFTVVGCGGDRDRAKRPKMAVIAAQMSDLAILTSDNPRSEDPLAILEDMKAGVSGMLERKIIWQADRRQAIRTASQMAHKGDIILIAGKGHEKYQEIKGVKYPFDDKKILKEELSY
- a CDS encoding penicillin-binding protein — translated: MDFKNEVLYRVYFLLFGLVAPAALVLVYYSVKIGIVEGEEWRKLGRNNYIVEREVEAERGNILASDGSLLATSVPVFNLYWDPLTPSQEDFLANVDSLAHCFANYIDQAYTVGAAYDYLFQLRDTINFKKNRNVLLKAGVSYADKKRIEQFPLFNLGQFRGGLIARKKSERKQPFGILARRTIGHTRAEAQDIGLEDFFDDVLGGKPGSQMMIPIDRKRDLWMPLENLSSIEPQNGDDIVTTLDVNIQDLTEEALLRGMQNHDPDWGVAIVMEVQTGKVKAMANLARGERGWYESYNNAIAAATEPGSTFKAASMLALLEDGFINLDKDSVNIENGKTMFYDREMSDSYANSASLDTIPVRQAFEISSNVGIAKQIQKYYGTAEKRNGNKGPAKFIERLKQFNLHLATGITLEGEGIPFIKEANNADDDWSGTTLPWMATGYELEITPLQLLTFYNAIANNGQQMKPLLVTEIQRYGQTVETFKPTVVKRQIASPKSIKQIRSLLEGVVERGTAAKLKTDRYAFAGKTGTAQIDYRRSEDRQRIGGYQASFVGYFPAENPKFSCIVVVRRPRRNGFYGGDVAGPIFREIADKCFDSLLELHGPINESKSPSAWTANKLPHMDIGRKEDMNTVMGFLGIKHYGSPQTPFVIAMHESDSLMFEMRTMSSDKIPNVVGMGLKDALFQLENIGVKVKVNGLGKVVRQSLIPGTDPKNQTITLTLD
- the murD gene encoding UDP-N-acetylmuramoyl-L-alanine--D-glutamate ligase; this encodes MKVAILGAGESGVGAALLAAQAGYELWVSDKGQIADRYKKELEENGLPYEEGQHTWEEIAQADLVIKSPGIPDKVPIIQQLLEKGIPVISEIEFASRFTTAPIIGITGSNGKTTTTTLLYHLLLAGGLDVGMAGNVGKSFARQLVEAPRAYYVLELSSFQLDGIIHFRPMLALLLNITPDHLDRYNYQLEQYIHSKFRLCLNQGEGDELFYGGDDRNVTDHLFLVPEKVKQWGISKDMIKGKKVVANGEWFDLETTPLRGMHNALNALFAIHAAQHLGLSGIQIQEGLNTFQTVPHRLEKVAEVAGVEYINDSKATNVDAVYYALQAMEKPIVWVVGGQDKGNDYTPLMSLAQEKVKAIVCLGVDNEKIINTFRHLSIPIEETRSAAKAVQVGQSLAKAGDVVLLSPACASFDLFKNYLDRGDQFREAVLDIINH